One window of Pseudomonas sp. FP198 genomic DNA carries:
- a CDS encoding aldo/keto reductase has protein sequence MSLPTLHDLHRPLGHNGPLVSPLGLGTVKLGRDQGVKYPNGFRIPDDSEARMLLKLARDLGINLIDTAPAYGHSEERLGPLLRGQRHDWVIVSKVGEEFSDGQSRHDFSAAHTRFSVERSLKRLETEYIDLVLVHSDGNDLAILNDSEVYPTLAALKREGKIGGFGFSGKTVAGGLKALEQGDCAMVTYNLNERSEKAVIDYASEHGKAILVKKALASGHVCLSPGEDPVRTSFELLFEHPGVASAIVGTINPLHLAHNVATVAKVLRKN, from the coding sequence ATGAGCCTACCGACACTGCACGACCTGCATCGCCCGCTGGGCCATAACGGCCCGCTGGTTTCCCCGCTGGGCCTGGGCACGGTCAAGCTCGGCCGCGACCAGGGCGTCAAGTACCCCAACGGTTTTCGCATCCCGGATGACAGCGAAGCGCGCATGCTGCTCAAGCTGGCCCGCGACCTGGGCATCAACCTGATCGACACCGCGCCGGCTTATGGGCACAGCGAAGAACGCCTCGGCCCGCTGCTGCGCGGCCAGCGTCACGACTGGGTGATCGTCAGCAAGGTCGGTGAAGAATTCAGTGATGGTCAGTCGCGCCACGACTTCAGCGCCGCCCATACGCGGTTTTCGGTGGAGCGCAGTCTCAAACGCCTGGAAACCGAGTATATCGACCTGGTACTGGTGCACTCGGACGGCAACGACCTGGCGATCCTCAACGACAGCGAGGTCTACCCGACCCTGGCGGCCCTCAAGCGCGAGGGCAAGATCGGTGGCTTCGGTTTCTCCGGCAAGACCGTCGCCGGTGGCTTAAAAGCGCTGGAGCAAGGTGATTGTGCGATGGTCACCTACAATCTGAACGAACGAAGCGAAAAGGCGGTCATTGACTACGCAAGCGAGCACGGCAAGGCGATCCTGGTAAAAAAAGCCCTGGCCAGCGGTCACGTCTGCCTGAGCCCCGGCGAAGACCCGGTTCGCACCAGCTTCGAACTGTTGTTTGAGCATCCCGGGGTTGCCAGTGCTATTGTCGGCACCATCAATCCGCTGCACCTCGCCCATAACGTCGCGACCGTAGCCAAGGTCCTGCGTAAAAACTGA
- a CDS encoding metal ABC transporter ATPase, which produces MPRTLIRKNPSNFKTLPLAVEATPEGLTYQSVGMPLNFAQTLQRRRPVTVDDAERFSVELANLGVSVRLTLHWQNRDYWVLVRQRRQDRGDVVLKLISGYVPAHELNLPLLTAINEIAEECLLETPEGWLGGRFNDTWLPAPYSSALHYREALPFRLAPLSGSARPVRCANLQLIERPRAYVHLPTASLQLIYDLRLDVPKEAKSLSLFHVDERLEGDQLVARLDRKRPDLYLMPLQDGQPLPELYTLKKDQLYPASTRGLYLAESFARQDGWLVREERIRWKDWLRQQGLTPPGKESGLTRLKGKARQLLKKIVPRKVVR; this is translated from the coding sequence ATGCCGCGTACGCTCATCAGAAAAAACCCGAGCAACTTCAAGACCCTGCCCCTCGCTGTCGAAGCAACGCCCGAAGGCCTGACATACCAGAGCGTGGGCATGCCGCTGAATTTCGCCCAGACCTTGCAGCGCCGCCGCCCCGTGACAGTCGACGATGCCGAGCGTTTTTCCGTGGAGCTGGCGAACCTGGGCGTCTCGGTGCGCCTGACCCTGCATTGGCAGAACCGCGATTATTGGGTGCTCGTGCGTCAACGCCGACAGGATCGCGGCGATGTAGTGCTCAAGCTGATTTCCGGCTACGTCCCGGCCCATGAACTGAACCTGCCGCTGCTCACCGCGATCAACGAAATTGCCGAAGAATGCCTGCTGGAAACCCCTGAAGGCTGGCTCGGCGGACGTTTCAACGACACGTGGTTGCCGGCGCCCTATTCAAGCGCCCTGCATTACCGTGAGGCCTTGCCGTTTCGGCTGGCCCCGCTATCGGGCTCGGCTCGCCCGGTGCGCTGCGCCAACCTGCAACTGATCGAACGCCCAAGGGCCTACGTCCATTTGCCCACGGCATCGCTGCAGTTGATCTACGATTTGCGCCTGGATGTACCCAAGGAAGCCAAGTCCCTGAGCCTTTTCCATGTCGATGAACGGCTGGAGGGCGACCAACTGGTCGCGCGCCTGGACCGCAAGCGGCCCGATCTCTACCTGATGCCGCTGCAGGACGGGCAACCCTTGCCCGAGCTGTATACGTTGAAGAAGGACCAGTTATACCCGGCCAGCACCCGAGGGTTGTATCTGGCCGAAAGCTTCGCCCGGCAGGACGGTTGGCTGGTGCGCGAGGAGCGGATTCGCTGGAAGGACTGGCTGCGCCAGCAAGGGCTGACGCCGCCAGGAAAAGAATCCGGGCTGACCCGATTGAAGGGCAAGGCCCGGCAGTTGCTCAAGAAGATCGTGCCACGCAAGGTGGTGCGTTAG
- the hldE gene encoding bifunctional D-glycero-beta-D-manno-heptose-7-phosphate kinase/D-glycero-beta-D-manno-heptose 1-phosphate adenylyltransferase HldE, protein MKLSMPRFDQAPVLVVGDVMLDRYWHGGTSRISPEAPVPVVRVEHIEDRPGGAANVALNIAALGAPASLVGVTGDDEAADSLANSLKGAGVRAIFQRIAHQPTIVKLRVISRHQQLLRIDFEEPFATDPLSLGAEVDQLLEGIKVLVLSDYGKGALKNHQTLIQAARARGIPVLADPKGKDFSIYRGASLITPNLSEFETIVGGCADEHELVSKGAQLMHDLELGALLVTRGEHGMTLLRPDHPALHLPARAREVFDVTGAGDTVISTLAAAIAAGEELPHAVALANLAAGIVVGKLGTAAISAPELRRAIQREEGSERGVLGLEQLLLAVDDARAHNETIVFTNGCFDILHAGHVTYLEQARAQGDRLIVAVNDDASVSRLKGPGRPINSVDRRMAVLAGLGAVDWVISFSEGTPENLLRQVKPDVLVKGGDYGIDQVVGADIVAAYGGTVKVLGLVENSSTTAIVEKIRNN, encoded by the coding sequence ATGAAGTTGTCCATGCCGCGATTCGATCAAGCCCCTGTATTGGTGGTCGGCGATGTCATGCTCGACCGCTATTGGCATGGCGGTACATCACGCATTTCCCCCGAGGCGCCGGTGCCTGTGGTCAGGGTCGAGCACATCGAGGATCGGCCCGGTGGCGCCGCCAACGTCGCCTTGAACATTGCCGCGCTCGGCGCACCGGCGTCCCTGGTCGGCGTGACCGGCGACGACGAAGCCGCCGACAGCCTGGCCAACAGCCTCAAGGGCGCGGGCGTGCGGGCGATATTCCAGCGCATTGCGCACCAGCCGACGATCGTCAAGTTGCGGGTCATCAGCCGTCATCAGCAACTGCTGCGGATCGATTTCGAAGAACCGTTCGCCACCGATCCTTTGTCTCTTGGCGCCGAGGTCGATCAACTGCTCGAAGGTATCAAGGTGCTGGTGTTGTCGGACTACGGCAAAGGCGCCTTGAAAAATCACCAGACGCTGATCCAGGCGGCCCGGGCCCGGGGTATTCCGGTGTTGGCCGACCCCAAGGGCAAGGATTTTTCCATCTACCGTGGCGCGAGCCTGATCACCCCGAACCTCAGTGAATTCGAAACCATCGTCGGTGGCTGCGCCGACGAGCACGAGCTGGTAAGCAAAGGCGCACAGCTGATGCACGACCTGGAACTCGGTGCGCTGCTGGTCACCCGGGGCGAGCATGGCATGACCCTGTTGCGTCCTGATCATCCGGCGCTGCACCTGCCGGCCCGTGCCCGTGAGGTATTCGACGTGACGGGGGCCGGCGATACGGTGATTTCCACACTGGCGGCGGCCATCGCCGCTGGCGAGGAGCTGCCCCACGCGGTGGCCCTGGCGAACCTGGCGGCCGGTATCGTGGTTGGCAAACTGGGTACGGCGGCCATCAGCGCTCCGGAGCTGCGTCGCGCCATCCAGCGTGAAGAGGGTTCCGAGCGTGGCGTGCTCGGGCTGGAGCAGTTGCTGCTGGCCGTCGACGACGCCCGTGCGCACAACGAAACAATCGTGTTCACCAACGGTTGCTTTGACATCCTCCATGCCGGCCATGTGACGTACCTCGAACAGGCCAGGGCCCAAGGCGATCGCCTGATCGTCGCGGTCAACGACGATGCCTCCGTGAGCCGTCTCAAAGGGCCGGGCCGGCCGATCAACAGCGTTGACCGCCGCATGGCGGTGCTGGCCGGCCTTGGCGCGGTGGACTGGGTGATCAGCTTCAGTGAAGGCACGCCGGAAAACCTGCTGCGTCAGGTCAAGCCGGACGTGTTGGTCAAGGGCGGTGACTATGGCATCGACCAGGTCGTCGGTGCCGATATCGTTGCGGCCTATGGCGGCACCGTGAAGGTGCTGGGGCTGGTGGAGAACAGCTCGACGACGGCGATTGTGGAGAAGATCCGCAATAACTGA
- a CDS encoding PIG-L deacetylase family protein, producing MSARKQQLLKRHRQRKRLVLAGALLAALVLGFTVSWWSLPVFLLLGWVAHEAWFSDHLFYAPSDDYRYDFPPGTPQVPVTLSGGRLQVTGQFDARQTLILQVRVKSHWLGRFLDPQVWIGEDRQDLERGVCGERFLNLSGQEAALSAGTLALRGRFCSLVPEATLHVLSNPDFARQRLLIVAPHADDAELAAFGLYSRASAVAIVTLTQGEIEAERYRDMGLDPAEAARLKGRLRSWDSLAVPLWGGVAQQQCVQLGYYCLQLAAMAKTPDQAFGSRESGESDIRQVRRFNALNLPGDADGLPTWRNLVADLARLLEHHRPEVVLTPHPELDPHSDHVASTRALMEAIELSTWRPQTLLLYANHLHDNDRWPMGPAGHGIALPPAIEPLPADGLWSPSLDASTRMDKAMALGMQHDLQGRPPFKRRLRRIIQRLLAGRRWPSTGEDEFFRKAVRRHELFWVRRLNGTPPEDDQARRP from the coding sequence GTGAGCGCACGCAAGCAGCAACTGCTCAAACGCCACCGTCAACGCAAGCGCCTGGTTCTGGCCGGCGCGCTGCTGGCGGCGCTGGTGCTCGGCTTCACGGTCTCGTGGTGGTCGTTGCCGGTGTTTCTCCTGTTGGGCTGGGTGGCTCATGAAGCGTGGTTCTCCGACCATCTGTTCTATGCCCCGAGTGATGATTATCGCTATGACTTCCCGCCAGGTACGCCACAAGTTCCCGTCACGCTGAGTGGCGGACGCCTACAGGTCACGGGTCAGTTCGATGCCCGGCAGACGCTGATCCTGCAGGTGCGGGTGAAAAGTCATTGGCTGGGGCGGTTCCTCGATCCACAGGTGTGGATCGGTGAGGATCGCCAGGATCTTGAACGGGGCGTCTGTGGCGAGCGCTTCCTCAATCTGTCCGGGCAAGAGGCGGCGCTGTCGGCCGGAACCCTGGCCTTGCGCGGACGTTTTTGCAGCCTGGTTCCCGAGGCAACGTTGCATGTACTGAGCAACCCGGATTTCGCCCGGCAGCGCCTGCTGATCGTCGCGCCCCATGCCGATGACGCCGAACTCGCGGCGTTCGGGCTGTACAGCCGTGCCAGCGCGGTTGCGATCGTTACGCTGACCCAGGGTGAAATCGAGGCCGAGCGTTATCGCGACATGGGCCTGGATCCCGCCGAGGCCGCTCGTCTCAAGGGTCGCCTGCGCAGTTGGGACAGCCTGGCCGTGCCATTGTGGGGGGGCGTGGCGCAACAGCAGTGCGTGCAGCTGGGTTACTACTGCCTGCAATTGGCGGCCATGGCCAAGACGCCGGACCAGGCCTTTGGCTCGCGGGAGTCGGGCGAGAGCGATATCCGCCAGGTTCGTCGGTTCAATGCCTTGAACCTGCCGGGTGACGCGGATGGCCTGCCGACGTGGCGCAACCTGGTGGCCGACCTTGCGCGGCTACTCGAACATCACCGGCCCGAGGTGGTGCTGACGCCGCACCCCGAGCTGGACCCGCACAGCGATCATGTCGCCAGTACCCGGGCGCTGATGGAGGCGATCGAACTCAGCACCTGGCGGCCACAGACATTGCTGCTCTATGCCAATCACCTGCACGACAACGACCGCTGGCCGATGGGCCCGGCAGGCCATGGCATTGCGCTGCCGCCGGCCATCGAACCGTTGCCGGCCGATGGGTTGTGGAGCCCGTCGCTGGACGCCTCCACCCGCATGGACAAGGCCATGGCCCTGGGCATGCAGCATGACTTGCAGGGCCGACCTCCATTCAAGCGACGGCTGCGCCGTATCATCCAGCGACTGCTGGCCGGGCGCCGCTGGCCCAGCACCGGAGAAGACGAATTTTTCCGCAAGGCGGTTCGGCGCCACGAGCTTTTCTGGGTCCGGCGGCTGAATGGGACGCCGCCGGAGGACGACCAGGCCCGTCGACCTTGA
- a CDS encoding GNAT family N-acetyltransferase, protein MILGYWRAWRENGWTPIDAVAYAQAWHQFGGSVATHPDVVERLAGLVGIPVRYLGWLVDGQLCAAMPTWGRHVALSKDVLKREGKRGMLDLGNAEVILPVSQGAQVRLRHRMRYVSELNAPHIIGLAEQPEGLALAREPEDYSKKFRYNQRREQRLLEDAGGSIRPMLDLSPGEQAAVYADLFQRRWNFEAPGKTHLAEVFSLMREFMTGSLIYLNDEPVAIQILYRVEAPGWFSLEYINGGVDPQSRDFSPGSVLSFVNTQAQWEHARAAGKPLRYSFGRADREYKDRWCNRVPVYQV, encoded by the coding sequence TTGATCCTGGGTTACTGGCGGGCCTGGCGCGAAAACGGTTGGACCCCCATAGACGCCGTGGCATATGCCCAGGCCTGGCATCAATTCGGTGGCAGCGTGGCGACACACCCTGATGTGGTCGAGCGCCTGGCCGGACTGGTGGGCATTCCGGTGCGCTACCTGGGCTGGCTCGTTGACGGCCAGCTGTGTGCCGCTATGCCTACCTGGGGTCGGCATGTGGCGCTGTCCAAGGATGTGCTCAAGCGTGAAGGCAAGCGTGGCATGCTCGACCTCGGCAATGCCGAGGTCATCCTGCCCGTCAGCCAAGGCGCCCAGGTTCGCCTGCGGCACCGCATGCGGTATGTGTCCGAACTGAATGCGCCGCACATCATCGGTCTCGCCGAACAACCCGAAGGCCTGGCGCTGGCGCGGGAGCCCGAGGACTACAGCAAGAAGTTTCGCTACAACCAGCGCCGCGAGCAGCGGCTGCTGGAAGACGCCGGTGGCAGTATCCGGCCAATGCTCGACCTGAGCCCCGGCGAGCAGGCTGCGGTGTATGCCGACCTGTTCCAGCGTCGCTGGAATTTCGAAGCCCCCGGCAAGACGCATCTGGCCGAGGTGTTCAGCCTGATGCGCGAATTCATGACCGGCTCGCTGATCTATTTGAATGACGAACCGGTGGCAATCCAGATTCTGTATCGGGTCGAGGCGCCCGGCTGGTTCAGCCTGGAATATATCAATGGCGGGGTCGACCCGCAGAGCCGCGATTTCAGCCCGGGCAGCGTACTCAGCTTCGTCAACACCCAGGCACAATGGGAGCACGCCCGGGCGGCGGGCAAACCGTTGCGCTACTCGTTCGGTCGCGCCGATCGCGAATACAAGGATCGCTGGTGCAACCGGGTTCCGGTCTACCAGGTTTGA
- the msbA gene encoding lipid A export permease/ATP-binding protein MsbA, with amino-acid sequence MANSDQQSSMKIYLRLLKYVLPYWGAFAVSIVGFVLFASSQPMLADMLKHFLDALQKPNDTRFMGVSLVLGVPLLIVLIAVYQGIGSFLGNYYLAKVARGVVHDLRCALFDNLLTLPNRYFDNHNSGHLISRITYNVTMVTGAATDAIKVVIREGLTVVFLFGYLLYSNWKMTLVLLAILPVIAVLVSSASKKFRKQSKKIQVAMGDVTHVASETIQGYRVVRSFGGEHYEIERFHKASADNMNRSLGMTRTQSIYTPMLQLVIYIGMAVLMYLVLYLRGDASAGELVAYITAAGLLPKPIRQLSEVSATIQKGLAAAESIFEQLDEEPEIDTGTQEMVRVNGRLEVRNLSFQYPGTEKLVLDDISFTAEEGQMIALVGRSGSGKSTLANLIPRFYHHDKGQILLDGVDVEQYRLTNLRRHIALVNQQVTLFNDSVTNNIAYGDLAGAPFEDVRRAAEDAYAAEFIEQMPQGYDTLVGENGVLLSGGQRQRLAIARALLKNAPLLILDEATSALDTESERHIQAALDQVMKGRTTLVIAHRLSTIEKADLILLMDKGRIVERGTHAELLALNGFYARLHEKDFVEAADEVAKETFV; translated from the coding sequence ATGGCCAATTCCGACCAGCAATCGAGCATGAAGATTTACTTGCGATTGCTGAAATACGTTCTCCCGTATTGGGGCGCTTTCGCCGTCAGTATCGTTGGCTTCGTGTTGTTTGCATCCAGCCAGCCGATGCTGGCGGACATGCTCAAGCATTTTCTCGACGCGCTGCAAAAGCCCAATGACACCCGCTTCATGGGGGTCTCGCTGGTGCTCGGGGTGCCGCTGCTGATCGTGCTGATCGCGGTTTACCAGGGGATCGGTTCGTTCCTGGGCAACTACTACCTGGCCAAGGTCGCCCGGGGCGTCGTCCATGACTTGCGTTGCGCGCTGTTCGACAACCTGCTGACCTTGCCCAACCGTTATTTCGACAACCATAACTCCGGCCACCTGATTTCCCGTATCACCTACAACGTGACCATGGTCACCGGCGCCGCCACCGATGCCATCAAGGTTGTCATCCGGGAAGGCCTGACCGTGGTGTTCCTGTTCGGCTACCTGCTCTATAGCAACTGGAAGATGACCCTGGTATTGCTGGCAATCCTGCCGGTCATTGCTGTGCTGGTGAGCAGCGCCAGCAAGAAATTTCGCAAGCAGAGCAAGAAGATTCAGGTGGCAATGGGCGATGTGACCCACGTGGCGTCGGAAACCATCCAGGGCTACCGCGTGGTGCGCAGTTTTGGCGGCGAACACTACGAAATCGAGCGGTTTCACAAGGCCAGTGCCGATAACATGAACCGCAGCCTGGGCATGACGCGGACCCAGTCGATCTACACGCCGATGCTGCAACTGGTCATCTATATCGGCATGGCCGTGTTGATGTACCTGGTGCTTTACCTGCGTGGCGATGCATCGGCAGGGGAACTGGTCGCCTACATCACCGCCGCCGGTCTGCTTCCCAAGCCTATCCGCCAGTTGTCGGAAGTCAGCGCCACGATCCAGAAAGGACTGGCCGCGGCGGAAAGCATTTTCGAGCAGCTCGACGAAGAGCCCGAAATCGATACCGGCACCCAGGAAATGGTCCGGGTCAACGGTCGCCTGGAAGTGCGCAACCTGAGCTTCCAATACCCGGGTACGGAAAAGCTGGTGCTCGACGATATCTCCTTCACCGCCGAAGAGGGCCAGATGATTGCCCTGGTAGGGCGCTCGGGCAGCGGCAAGTCGACCCTTGCCAACCTCATCCCGCGGTTCTATCACCACGACAAGGGCCAGATATTGCTCGACGGCGTGGATGTCGAGCAGTACCGGTTGACCAACCTGCGTCGGCACATCGCCCTGGTGAACCAGCAGGTCACGCTGTTCAACGACAGCGTCACCAACAACATCGCCTATGGCGATCTCGCCGGCGCACCGTTCGAAGACGTCCGCAGGGCTGCCGAAGATGCCTACGCGGCTGAGTTCATCGAGCAGATGCCCCAGGGTTACGACACCCTGGTGGGCGAGAACGGCGTGCTGCTGTCCGGCGGCCAGCGCCAGCGCCTGGCGATTGCGCGGGCATTGCTCAAGAACGCTCCGCTGCTGATCCTCGATGAAGCTACGTCGGCGCTGGACACCGAGTCCGAGCGGCACATCCAGGCAGCCCTCGACCAGGTGATGAAAGGGCGCACCACGTTGGTCATCGCCCACCGGTTGTCGACGATCGAGAAAGCCGACCTCATCCTGCTGATGGACAAGGGCCGCATCGTCGAGCGCGGTACCCACGCCGAGCTGTTGGCGCTGAATGGCTTCTACGCACGCTTGCACGAGAAGGATTTCGTCGAGGCTGCCGACGAGGTGGCGAAGGAGACCTTCGTTTGA
- a CDS encoding O-antigen ligase family protein: MPSNKLYHQLLVFLLWLPALLGLLHRDFRSMLKQPECTLFAMFVVWTLVVLMVEGGDNALGKSKVVLYVTLTLAGVLLAAQNRHWRLESMVLGASILGGLFAAASWVYFYGLSARPLSDRLIAIGLWDTPIMAAHAVGSLAIMGVFTWRSRHLKPALMALLLIAALGYLLFLGSNQTRGVWIGLGACLLVMAMARPSRLGGALVALVVAGVALVAAFEPEILSQRGLSYRPQLWQGGVQLMLDHWTMGVGFHQYLIPVPEIGQAFKHPHNLFLDTGVRLGVPGLLLFGGLWLVAGWRGWMCRAQPLGQVLLALWVFSSVSLMTDGIGLWLKPNADWLVTWLPIALSIVLAARGRAAGTSS; this comes from the coding sequence TTGCCCAGCAACAAGCTGTACCACCAATTGCTGGTTTTCCTGTTGTGGTTGCCCGCTTTGTTGGGGCTGCTGCATCGGGATTTCCGCTCGATGCTCAAGCAACCCGAGTGCACACTCTTCGCCATGTTCGTGGTCTGGACGCTGGTGGTGCTGATGGTCGAGGGCGGCGATAACGCCTTGGGCAAGAGCAAGGTGGTTCTCTACGTGACGTTGACCCTGGCAGGCGTGCTGCTGGCTGCGCAGAATCGCCACTGGCGACTGGAGTCCATGGTGCTGGGGGCGTCGATTCTCGGCGGGTTATTCGCAGCCGCGTCCTGGGTGTATTTCTACGGGCTCAGTGCCCGGCCTTTGAGCGACCGGTTGATTGCCATCGGCCTGTGGGATACGCCGATCATGGCTGCCCATGCGGTGGGGAGCCTGGCGATCATGGGTGTTTTCACCTGGCGATCCAGGCATCTGAAACCGGCTTTGATGGCGCTGCTGTTGATCGCGGCGCTGGGCTACCTGTTATTTCTGGGTTCCAACCAGACCCGTGGGGTGTGGATCGGGCTGGGCGCCTGTCTGCTGGTGATGGCGATGGCGCGACCTTCACGCCTGGGTGGCGCGCTGGTTGCCCTGGTCGTGGCGGGGGTGGCCCTGGTTGCCGCATTCGAGCCGGAAATCCTGTCGCAGCGGGGCCTGTCTTATCGTCCCCAGCTGTGGCAGGGCGGTGTTCAATTGATGCTCGATCACTGGACGATGGGCGTGGGGTTCCATCAGTACCTGATTCCCGTCCCTGAAATTGGCCAGGCTTTCAAGCATCCGCACAATCTGTTCCTGGATACCGGTGTGCGCCTCGGCGTGCCAGGCCTGCTGCTGTTTGGCGGGCTGTGGCTGGTCGCAGGCTGGAGAGGCTGGATGTGTCGCGCGCAACCGCTGGGCCAGGTGTTGTTGGCGCTCTGGGTCTTCTCATCGGTTTCCTTGATGACCGACGGCATTGGCTTGTGGCTCAAACCCAATGCGGACTGGTTGGTCACCTGGCTGCCCATTGCGTTGAGCATCGTGCTGGCTGCCCGAGGTCGCGCTGCAGGGACTTCCTCCTGA
- a CDS encoding toluene tolerance protein has translation MQTLDPNVYFSLREGADVLEADRQGDKVLRLADGSMLKLFRRKRLLTSALWSPYAKRFADNCQTLQARDIECPRIRQVYRIPAIERDAVHYDPLPGSTLRQLLGADTSIDLRSRLGEFIARLHQNGIYFRSAHLGNVVLTPGNTLGLIDVADLKVYRKPLRKGLRLRNFKHMLRYRQDREWLLQDNQFLEHYLSHQKVCNERELRLALGI, from the coding sequence ATGCAAACGCTCGACCCTAATGTTTACTTCAGCCTGCGCGAAGGTGCCGATGTCCTTGAGGCCGATCGCCAAGGGGATAAGGTGCTGCGCCTGGCCGATGGCTCGATGCTCAAGCTGTTTCGCCGCAAACGCCTGCTGACCTCCGCGCTCTGGTCACCGTATGCCAAGCGCTTTGCCGACAACTGCCAGACCTTGCAGGCGCGCGACATCGAATGCCCGCGCATTCGCCAGGTCTACCGCATTCCCGCCATCGAGCGTGATGCCGTGCATTACGACCCGCTGCCCGGCAGCACCCTTCGTCAATTGCTCGGCGCGGACACTTCTATCGACCTTCGGTCACGACTGGGCGAGTTCATCGCTCGCCTGCATCAGAACGGTATCTACTTTCGCTCTGCGCACCTGGGCAACGTGGTGCTGACGCCTGGAAACACCTTGGGACTGATCGATGTCGCCGACCTGAAGGTCTATCGCAAGCCGCTGCGCAAAGGGCTGCGCCTGCGCAATTTCAAACACATGTTGCGCTACCGCCAGGACCGCGAATGGCTGCTCCAGGACAACCAGTTCCTGGAGCATTATCTGAGTCATCAGAAGGTGTGCAACGAGCGGGAGTTGAGGCTCGCGCTCGGCATTTGA
- a CDS encoding capsule biosynthesis protein: protein MFQADGSWARKARELDRYRWKLLRERHGRLGSLLRLVRDVLVDVTIGLRAKACLKHATDALPCEVLLLHSAPKSMALQRKNILIDALRKRGHQLTEAALRAPADACAQRMLAPPPQSVPLRYLVYAAHAQWLVMTYQPKVLINERNGSLHAPFLRLALAARGARLLHLAHATTLESSRRLGMNDYDYYGVFGRSSLEALQQRTLRFGESTVVLVGSYLADETYDLPVADPAIKTLLVLGVGPDREKETGYQDTYQLLRDWTGRNPDYRVLFKRHPRSKAQFWRDAATRFANIELLDVECSLAQALAQASVVINIMSNAGIEAGLAGRPVIHVNAGRDVDIFSHALFFGPQVRDERAFSQQLHALEQDYPQCVAKARGFADYHLVHGSRGLAKTVELVDDLLRGRNPAENFETFSLPAVG from the coding sequence ATGTTCCAGGCCGACGGAAGCTGGGCTCGAAAGGCCCGTGAACTGGACCGCTACCGCTGGAAACTGCTGCGCGAGCGCCATGGGCGCCTGGGCAGCCTGTTGCGCCTGGTGCGTGACGTGCTGGTGGATGTAACGATTGGTTTGCGTGCCAAGGCGTGCTTGAAGCATGCGACCGACGCGCTACCTTGCGAAGTGCTGCTGCTGCATTCGGCGCCCAAGTCCATGGCGCTGCAGCGCAAGAACATCCTGATCGATGCCCTGCGCAAGCGCGGTCATCAACTGACGGAAGCTGCGCTGCGCGCTCCCGCCGATGCCTGTGCCCAGCGCATGCTGGCGCCGCCGCCACAGTCCGTGCCGCTGCGTTACCTGGTCTATGCCGCCCACGCCCAATGGCTGGTGATGACCTATCAACCAAAAGTACTGATCAACGAGCGCAATGGCAGTCTCCACGCGCCGTTCCTGCGCCTGGCGCTGGCTGCACGGGGTGCCCGCCTGCTGCACCTGGCGCATGCCACGACGCTGGAATCGTCCCGCCGGCTGGGAATGAACGACTACGATTATTACGGCGTCTTCGGCCGCAGTTCGCTGGAAGCACTGCAACAGCGGACGCTGCGGTTCGGTGAGTCGACGGTAGTGCTGGTCGGTTCCTACCTTGCCGACGAAACCTATGACCTGCCCGTCGCTGATCCAGCTATCAAAACGCTGCTGGTGCTGGGGGTAGGGCCTGATCGGGAGAAAGAAACCGGTTATCAGGACACTTACCAGTTGCTGCGCGATTGGACCGGGCGCAACCCGGATTATCGCGTGCTGTTCAAGCGCCATCCGCGCAGCAAGGCGCAGTTCTGGCGCGACGCTGCGACGCGATTCGCCAATATCGAGTTGCTGGATGTGGAGTGCTCGCTGGCACAGGCGCTCGCCCAGGCCAGCGTGGTCATCAATATCATGTCCAATGCCGGCATCGAGGCTGGGCTGGCGGGGCGGCCGGTGATCCATGTGAATGCCGGCCGCGATGTGGATATCTTTTCCCACGCGTTGTTCTTCGGGCCGCAAGTGCGCGATGAGCGGGCGTTTTCCCAGCAGTTGCACGCGCTTGAGCAGGACTATCCGCAGTGCGTGGCCAAGGCCCGTGGCTTCGCCGACTACCATCTGGTGCACGGCTCCAGGGGGTTGGCAAAAACCGTCGAGCTGGTCGATGACTTGCTGCGTGGCAGAAACCCTGCAGAAAATTTCGAAACCTTCAGCCTGCCTGCCGTCGGCTGA